In the genome of Bacteroidota bacterium, the window GTTTGGTTGCCATATATGGTGGATTCCCCACAATTACATCAAACCTTATTTTACCAAAATCAAAAGGATTTATTTCGTCTTGATTCTTTTTAGTTGTTATGGAACTGTCGATTAGACTGTTTCCAAATTGAATATTTTCAAGGTTCGGAAGTGCTGGCATTGAAATGGTTGAATTGTCTTCATTTTCAAGAAGTTTAAGAAGTAATCCAAATTTACAAGCTTCAACTGCATTGTAATCTTTATCAATTCCGTAGATGCAATTTTCTAAAATTTCCTTTTTTGTTTCAAAAGGTAGTTTGAAAGTGTTAATTGATGTTTGGATTAACTTTTTAGTATCGTTTGCCAAATAATAATCCACTAAAACATCTTGTAATAACTGATAGGTTTCCAACAAAAATGCACCTGAACCACAAGCAATATCAGCAAAAGAAGAATTTAAAATTTCTTTGTCTGTTTTGCTTTCACAATGTTTTACAACCGTTTGGCGTAATATGTTCTGAATGATAAATATCGGAGTTGTAATAATATCCCTATCAATATTTTCAGGTTTCTTTTTTATTGAAATTTCGCCATTTTTAATAGTTAATTGCTCTCCAAGAAATATTTCGTATATATTTCCTAAAATGTCTGATGAGAATACTGAAAAAGAATAATTGCTTTCAGGAAAGTACAAATGCTCAATGATAATCCAAAATGCAGAGCTATTAGTTGAGATTATTTCCTTTGTTAATGGATGATTAAAAAGTCCTGCATTGTATTTTTTATCTGCCTCTTTGAATTTTTTGATTAATGAGTTAAAATCATTTTTATCAGCAAAGTTTAAAAGTGTTTTGTAAGCTTCTAAATTTCTATCCTCACAAACACGTAAAAATATGATACTATTTATATATGCCTGAACAATGTCATTAAGTTCTTCTATTGAAACATCTGGTTTGTGTGAGTAAATTTCTTTTCCAAGAATAATTCTCCAATCATTTATTTGCGATAAGAAAAGATTGTCAACACTTGATAATTTTAGTTGTTCTTCAATGTCTTTCCAAGTTTCATCAAATTTTCCGTTGTAAACTACTTGATGACTTAACTGCCTTTTAATCTCTTCAAAAGCAGATTCATATTCTGTGTAGTTATAAATATTTATGCGTGATTTTGTTACACAATCGTCTCTTTCAACTTTTTGAGAGCAATCATAAATTGCTAAATATTCAAAGTTTGATAAGACTGATATTTTCAGTTTTGCTGTAAATCCATATCTGCGAATCTGCTTTGCGGGTTCATTATCTTTTCCGATTTTTACATTTGGTTTTTTTGCTTCTAAAAAAAACTTTCGTTCAGAAAAAAGCCTAAAAGTGTAATCAGGTTTCTTTGTGTTTGTCGTTGCATCTGCTTTTAATCCTTCTTCTAATAAAACTTCACGCTCATTTGTAGGTTTTCTTTCTGAGTTTTTAATATCCCAACCAAGTAATTCGAAAAATGGGTCTAAGAAATCAGTTCTGAGTTGAGTTTCGTTATAACTCGCTTTAAGATATGTTTCTCTATTAGAGTGATATTTTTTTACAAGGTCTTTTACAGTCATAATTATTTGAAATTTAGTGAACCTTGTTTAACATTTTTGTTTTTCAAGTATTGGATTTTTTCTTCTGCTACTTTTAGAATTTCATCAGGATTTTT includes:
- a CDS encoding N-6 DNA methylase is translated as MTVKDLVKKYHSNRETYLKASYNETQLRTDFLDPFFELLGWDIKNSERKPTNEREVLLEEGLKADATTNTKKPDYTFRLFSERKFFLEAKKPNVKIGKDNEPAKQIRRYGFTAKLKISVLSNFEYLAIYDCSQKVERDDCVTKSRINIYNYTEYESAFEEIKRQLSHQVVYNGKFDETWKDIEEQLKLSSVDNLFLSQINDWRIILGKEIYSHKPDVSIEELNDIVQAYINSIIFLRVCEDRNLEAYKTLLNFADKNDFNSLIKKFKEADKKYNAGLFNHPLTKEIISTNSSAFWIIIEHLYFPESNYSFSVFSSDILGNIYEIFLGEQLTIKNGEISIKKKPENIDRDIITTPIFIIQNILRQTVVKHCESKTDKEILNSSFADIACGSGAFLLETYQLLQDVLVDYYLANDTKKLIQTSINTFKLPFETKKEILENCIYGIDKDYNAVEACKFGLLLKLLENEDNSTISMPALPNLENIQFGNSLIDSSITTKKNQDEINPFDFGKIRFDVIVGNPPYMATK